One window from the genome of Candidatus Woesearchaeota archaeon encodes:
- a CDS encoding DUF1931 domain-containing protein, whose product MLIVKSNIKEATTYQGKAYNVSSDFADALDAKVKEMIQDACRRAGQNNRHTIMPRDL is encoded by the coding sequence ATGTTAATCGTCAAATCCAACATAAAGGAAGCCACGACATACCAGGGCAAGGCATACAATGTCTCAAGCGATTTTGCAGATGCGTTGGACGCCAAAGTCAAGGAAATGATCCAGGACGCATGCAGAAGGGCGGGCCAGAACAACAGGCACACAATAATGCCGCGAGACCTTTGA
- a CDS encoding alanyl-tRNA editing protein, with protein sequence MGDVSSQAAYLQDCYNREFEAVVEEANGKYIVLQKTFFYPDSGGQPYDTGMLMTEDGRMFKVIFVGKFGNNISHELDQEGLKPGDKVKGMVDWERRYAHMRMHTAIHILCAVINKISGAQITGNQIGVEKTRIDFSLDNFDREQIKRYEEETNRIINNAHDVEFKFMSREDALEIPSVVKLQMEFPKDVETIRLVDIVGFDVQACGGTHVKNTSEVRGIRVIKAENKGRNNRRIYFELAGE encoded by the coding sequence ATGGGAGATGTTTCAAGCCAGGCAGCATACCTGCAAGACTGCTACAACAGGGAATTTGAGGCAGTTGTTGAAGAAGCGAATGGAAAGTACATTGTATTGCAGAAGACATTTTTCTACCCTGACTCAGGCGGCCAGCCCTATGACACCGGAATGCTGATGACGGAAGACGGCAGGATGTTTAAGGTTATTTTTGTGGGAAAATTCGGCAATAACATCAGCCATGAATTGGACCAGGAAGGCCTGAAACCAGGGGACAAAGTAAAAGGGATGGTTGACTGGGAAAGGAGATATGCCCATATGCGTATGCACACCGCAATCCACATTCTCTGTGCCGTAATCAACAAAATTTCCGGCGCCCAGATTACCGGAAACCAGATAGGCGTGGAAAAAACAAGGATAGACTTCAGCCTTGATAATTTTGACAGGGAGCAGATCAAAAGGTATGAGGAAGAGACCAACAGGATAATCAATAATGCCCATGATGTGGAATTCAAGTTCATGTCCAGGGAAGATGCGCTTGAAATACCCTCGGTTGTAAAGCTGCAGATGGAATTCCCAAAGGATGTTGAAACCATCAGGCTGGTTGACATTGTTGGATTTGATGTGCAGGCATGCGGAGGGACACATGTCAAAAACACTTCTGAAGTGAGGGGGATAAGGGTCATAAAAGCGGAAAACAAGGGAAGGAACAACAGGAGGATATATTTTGAGCTGGCTGGTGAATGA
- a CDS encoding Lrp/AsnC family transcriptional regulator, translating into MISRKELMVLACLRKNARQPLVEMAGQTGMSVSNVHSIMRKIASHGISKNYCELDFGMAGYPIRLCYIVQIGSNKGTNENLGELLNARPDLLKHVNNVFRLNNGTNYFIEAIFREMREAYAFSELLQQVSKNFAEHHVIEVIKKEGFELPLKSE; encoded by the coding sequence ATGATCAGCCGAAAAGAATTGATGGTTCTTGCATGCCTGAGAAAAAATGCAAGGCAGCCCCTAGTTGAAATGGCAGGGCAAACAGGCATGTCCGTATCAAATGTGCATTCCATCATGAGAAAGATAGCCAGCCACGGAATAAGCAAAAATTATTGCGAGCTGGATTTCGGAATGGCCGGCTACCCGATACGGCTATGCTACATCGTGCAGATTGGCAGCAATAAGGGAACAAATGAAAACTTAGGGGAGCTTTTGAATGCCAGGCCGGATTTGCTAAAGCATGTCAATAATGTTTTCAGGCTTAACAATGGCACGAATTATTTTATCGAAGCCATTTTCAGGGAAATGCGGGAAGCCTATGCGTTCAGCGAGCTGCTGCAGCAAGTTTCCAAAAATTTTGCCGAACACCATGTTATTGAAGTCATCAAAAAAGAGGGGTTTGAATTGCCCTTGAAGAGCGAATAG